From a single candidate division WOR-3 bacterium genomic region:
- a CDS encoding archease, whose product MKKPYRYLDHTADLGIEISGHGLEDLFANIGRAIFETQIIGTIRASKERSIDLTSDSLDELTIDWCRELLYVFSVEGFIPKKYTIRIKEQSLQAHLFGDEFDTKRHRVRIEIKKPTYHNFLLEEKKGVYKTSIIFDV is encoded by the coding sequence ATGAAAAAACCTTACCGGTACCTTGACCACACCGCCGATCTGGGCATTGAAATCTCCGGACATGGGCTCGAGGATCTATTCGCGAATATCGGACGGGCGATATTTGAGACCCAGATCATCGGCACCATCCGGGCAAGTAAAGAAAGATCGATAGATCTCACTAGCGACTCGCTCGACGAACTTACCATCGATTGGTGCCGGGAATTACTCTATGTTTTCTCGGTTGAAGGTTTCATTCCCAAAAAATACACGATCCGAATAAAGGAACAATCGTTACAGGCCCACCTGTTCGGTGATGAATTCGACACAAAACGCCATCGCGTGAGAATCGAAATAAAAAAACCCACTTACCATAATTTTTTACTGGAAGAAAAAAAGGGTGTGTACAAAACCAGTATCATTTTTGACGTATGA